From Medicago truncatula cultivar Jemalong A17 chromosome 7, MtrunA17r5.0-ANR, whole genome shotgun sequence, a single genomic window includes:
- the LOC112416616 gene encoding serpin-ZX yields MQNLIRKSLTNLTNVSMNITKHLLSNQELKEKNVVFSPLSLNTVLSMIATSSKGPTQKQLLSFLQSESPGDLKSLYSRLVSSVLSDGTPAGGPCLSYVNGVWVEQSLPLQPSFKQLMTTDFKATLAEVDFLNKADEVREEVNLWAEKETKGLIKNLLPHRSVDSLTSLIFANALYFKGVWQRPFDTSKTKDYDFDLLNGKSVKVPFMTSKNDQFISSFDGFKVLGLPYKQGNYGRAFSIYFFLPDAKDGLSALIDTVASNSEFLEHNLPRRKVEVGKFRIPRFNISFKIEASKLLKKLGLTLPFSMGGLTKMVDSPISQELYVSGIFQKSFIEVNEEGTKAAAATAGIVYGCSPYRPPPLPPMDFVADHPFLFLIREEFSGTILFVGKVVNPLDG; encoded by the exons atgcAGAATCTCATCAGAAAATCACTCACAAACCTAACCAACGTTTCCATGAACATCACCAAACACTTGTTATCCAATCAAGAACTCAAAGAAAAGAACGTTGTGTTTTCACCATTATCGCTCAACACCGTGCTCAGTATGATCGCTACCAGCTCCAAGGGTCCCACTCAAAAACAACTTCTCTCCTTCCTCCAGTCTGAATCTCCCGGTGATCTCAAATCCTTATACTCTCGGCTGGTTTCTTCTGTGCTCTCCGATGGCACTCCCGCTGGTGGCCCTTGCTTGTCTTACGTCAATGGTGTGTGGGTTGAACAATCACTTCCTCTTCAACCTTCCTTTAAACAACTTATGACTACTGATTTTAAAGCTACTCTTGCTGAAGTTGATTTCCTCAACAAG GCTGATGAAGTGAGAGAAGAAGTGAATTTATGGGCTGAAAAGGAGACAAAAGGGCTTATTAAAAATCTTCTTCCACACAGGTCAGTTGACAGCTTAACCAGCCTCATATTTGCTAATGCACTATATTTCAAAGGAGTTTGGCAACGACCGTTTGATACTTCAAAAACGAAGGACTATGATTTTGACCTTCTCAATGGCAAGTCAGTAAAGGTTCCCTTTATGACCAGCAAGAATGATCAGTTTATCAGTTCTTTTGATGGTTTTAAAGTTCTTGGTCTTCCTTACAAACAAGGCAATTATGGGCGTGCATTCTCCATTTACTTTTTTCTTCCCGATGCAAAAGATGGGTTGTCAGCTTTGATTGATACGGTAGCTTCTAATTCTGAGTTTTTGGAACACAATCTTCCTCGTAGAAAAGTGGAAGTAGGCAAGTTCAGGATTCCAAGattcaatatttcttttaagattGAAGCTTCTAAGTTACTAAAGAAATTAGGATTGACTTTACCTTTTTCTATGGGAGGTTTGACAAAAATGGTGGACTCTCCTATAAGTCAAGAACTTTATGTTTCCGGCATATTTCAGAAGTCTTTCATTGAAGTAAATGAAGAAGGTACGAAAGCTGCAGCAGCGACCGCTGGCATAGTATACGGATGTTCTCCGTATAGACCCCCTCCGCTCCCTCCAATGGACTTTGTTGCTGACCACCCTTTTTTATTTCTGATCagagaagagtttagtggaaccATACTCTTTGTTGGAAAGGTGGTCAATCCTCTTGATGGTTGA
- the LOC25498146 gene encoding serpin-ZXA, whose product MIYFNMVNFTIDTVLKANEVGEEVNFWAEKETKGLIKNLLPPGSVNSLTRLIFANALYFKGVWKQQFDTTKTKDYDFDLLNGKSVKVPFMTSKNDQFISSLDGFKVLGLPYKQGKDERAFSIYFFLPDKKDGLSNLIDKVASDSEFLERNLPRRKVEVGKFRIPRFNISFEIEASELLKKLGLALPFTLGGLTKMVDSPISQELYVSGIFQKSFIEVNEEGTKAAAVTVSFISSRSRYSPPPPPPIDFVADHPFLFLIREEFSGTILFVGKVVNPLDG is encoded by the coding sequence atgatttattttaacatGGTTAATTTTACAATTGATACTGTTTTGAAGGCTAATGAAGTTGGAGAAGAAGTGAATTTCTGGGCTGAAAAGGAGACAAAAGGGCTTATTAAAAATCTTCTTCCACCTGGCTCAGTTAACAGCTTAACCCGCCTCATCTTTGCTAATGCACTATATTTCAAAGGAGTGTGGAAACAACAGTTCGATACTACAAAAACGAAGGACTATGATTTTGACCTTCTCAATGGCAAGTCAGTAAAGGTTCCATTTATGACCAGCAAGAATGATCAGTTTATCAGTTCGTTAGATGGTTTTAAAGTCCTTGGTCTTCCTTATAAACAAGGCAAAGATGAACGTGCATTCTCTATTTACTTTTTTCTTCCTGACAAAAAAGATGGGTTGTCAAATTTGATTGATAAAGTAGCTTCTGATTCTGAGTTTTTGGAACGGAATCTTCCTCGTAGAAAAGTGGAAGTAGGCAAGTTCAGGATTCCAAGattcaatatttcttttgaGATTGAAGCTTCTGAGTTACTAAAGAAATTAGGATTGGCTTTACCTTTTACTCTGGGAGGTTTGACAAAAATGGTGGACTCTCCTATAAGTCAAGAACTTTATGTTTCCGGCATATTTCAGAAGTCTTTCATTGAAGTAAATGAAGAAGGTACGAAAGCTGCAGCGGTGACCGTTAGCTTCATATCCTCGCGTTCTCGGTATAGTCCCCCTCCGCCCCCTCCAATCGACTTTGTAGCTGACCACCCTTTTTTATTTCTGATCagagaagagtttagtggaaccATACTCTTTGTTGGAAAGGTGGTCAATCCTCTTGATGGTTAA